GATGGAAATATTCAGTGTGATGAGTGACTCACCTCATCCATCAGAAGAGCACATCTCACTCTGTCCTTACAAACTAAAtaatagagaaataaataaaaggcgttgtcatggcaacactGACGCAGTCAGAGCTGTGAGATGTTTCTGATGTGTTCTGTGCTGATGATCCACAAAACTGCTGTCAGAGCCAGAACCTGgtccgatgatgatgatgatgatgatgatgtatcaGTTTGAAGTGCAGCCAAGAATAAAACCCGAAAACGACCGAGTCGTCAATAACAACACGGAACAACGAGAATCCAGAGCAGAATTCACTTCAGCGAATAAATAAAAGCCAGCTTCCTCGTTGGCAGTATTAAACATAAAGGAACGTAGCTGTAGATGTTTGCAGGACGTGGACCGTTAACGGattttacaaaatgtaaaaatagataaaaggaGTGAAAACAGATAAGACCAAGTGTTGCAGATAAAATCAGCATAAAAACCTGTTCATGCAGCTTCTGGCTCTGCGGTTGAGCCTGGTTTTCCTCATGTCCCTGTAGCTGGTCCTGCAGAGCAGAAGCAGATCCATCTTCAGGACTCCAGACTAACTTTCTTTACCAGGAACACGGCGCACAATGAAATCACCTTACAAAGCAAATGTTCACATTTCCTCTTATTTTTACCGTATTAGtgataaaaacttaaacaataaattcagaaatcacatttacaattcacatttttttgcagttgacaTGTAGTCGAAGCAGAAGGACGACTGGTCCAcgtagttcctggtaataaacagcttcagggcctgatgctcctccagctgctgttcccactcctcagtaagaacagcagctattggctgtcctacaaGTCGCTAATCAGcatcagcctggtacataaagctgtaatggatgctgttatAAAGagggatgaaagaaaaaatctataaaaagacaacctaaaatgtttagaacagcaaaataaataaaataataattctatgaatattttatttattgtttagttctgttttttaagtgtatttgttttttaattaggagtctggagtatgtttaaatatttcctccacactcttcattaacagacgttactgtgacggtaaaccagcaggatcctccagcagcagcttctacgtttcatttccagcctggtcatgaaacagaggtgaacgtcgtctgaatgcagcagctgctgctgcgagaagaccaagcctcgtatgagagggtctgaccagcaccgctcctcgttgggaagataaactcccttcattcacctccgtctccaaaagtctccaataaccagaaaaacccgctagagggtctgaaaactcgctaaatacaaccacaaagtcgctacGCTGGCAACCCTGAGGAATAACAAATTCctccaagacccgcctctttccacacatcagccaatcacagagctcGTTCGTTCCCGCTCACACAcgcattggctgtcgtcttcttcgttggtgtttgtctccttttctcgtaatgaagttagtttgagacaaaccagcagctactttgtttttactgtgaactactgggctgaagagggagcagaagtttgCACCGTGTCCATCTGTCCAACACCGTGTCCATCTGTCCAACACCGTGTCCATCTATTCTGCACCGCGTCCATCTAagaggatggagcgggagatgaaCAGGCGGATCGGTCGGCGTCTGCAGTGACATGGACTCTgtatcggtctgtcgtggtgaagaaggagctgagctggAAGGAGAAGCTCTGGATTTCTCACCCTATCGTCCTTAgagatccgggaggggctcagagtagagtcgctgctcctccacatcgagagaagccagatgaggtggctcggccATCTGGTCAGGAttcctcctggacgcctccctggtgaggtgttccgggcgcgtcccaccggaaagaggccccggggaagacccagaacACGCTGgaggactacatctctcggctggcctgggaacgcctcgggatccctccggatgagctggtgaatgtggccggggagacggaagtctgggtttccctgcttaggcagctgcccccgcaacccgaccagatgatggatggatgataataatattaataatgataatagtaataataataaacccaGGATTTCATCGTCAGAAACCTCTGCGTTTCCTCACCATTGTCAGACTTTTGGACCCTCCTCGGTCCTGGGTCTGACTTTTGGGACCCATCAGCTTCTGCCTCAGACAGTTGGTGGATTccttaaaatgaaatgtttgctTCAGCTTTGAATCTGTTTGTGTCATGTTGTCTTCTGATTGGTCACTGATTAAATGACCAGTGTGTGAAGGGGAATTCTGAGCAACTTCAGGTTGGAGTGCCTGTGAGCagggcagcagcagcttctctgcATTCACACTCATCgcctctctgtctttttcccTTGGTTACCACCGATGAAAGGTCACCATGGCGATGGTTTCCAGGCTGTGTGATAGGTTGGTTGTGTAACTGGTCAGCCAATGGAAATGAGTTTGATTTACATGGCCGTGTTGTGTTTAATGTCAACCCTCAGCGGAGTCTCTTCTCAGGACGAGTTTGTTGACGTGGTTTCCGTCCTGAAGGTCGTGAATCACCTCGGACCTCTGCGTGTCTGGAAATCTGTCTGGTTTCAGGCTTTAAAGCTGAAACTCCTCCATCCAACTTCAACATGACAGTCCTGCAGAGAGCAGATTTAAACAGCACCGTTCATCCACCAGCCGGCCAGTAAAGTTCAGTTCACtcagttttaaatgaataattcacCAACCTTTGATGccacaatatgaaattagatgagtaattttactgacgtcataaactctggttcatattcaacaagttttctcatttacagtttgccttaaaaactttaaaacctCCTGCACCTGAAAGGTTCGGTTAGAAGTGAGAATGAAGTAGAACTAGAGAAGCCTGTAACTAACCATCTAACCCGTTACTGGGAAGCCATCTCTCTGAAGCTGCAcgtttgttaaaatgttttgaaatgcaGTCATACATGCATCTGAGGCTGCACACACCAATTTACCActagtgaaaaaaacaaaacaacaactcGTCAGTaaactaaaaacacaataaaaataaatctagtGAGCCACAGCGATGTGCTGCTGTACAGTCTGACTACATGTACATAGAATATTTCCAGTGTAAATGGAGCAGAATATAAAGCCGTGAGGAAATGACAGTTTCCAGCAGAAAGTGGGACGCTCGCCAGGGCCGCTAGAAAAACTGACTCTTTGTCTCCGCTTGGTGTCCTTCACCACATGTCAGTCTGCATGGCGTCACTTTGTAGTCCTCCATCTTGCTGGTGAGCAGTCCCGCGTTGTAGGCGGCAGCGTGTTGAAGATAGATTTGTCCACCCAGGGCTTCTGGTTCTGGAAAACCCAGACAATCGTCATGGGAACGACATCGTCTACCAGCTTGAACATGTCTCAGTCGACGTCTGACAGAGCGTCCGACAGAGCGTCCGACAGAGCGTCCTGCAGCGTAGCCTCCGCCTGGGCGTTCCATGCACGATGAGGACAGTGACCGGGTGTTTGGTCTGGTGGCGACACGTCATGTAGGTCCGATAGCGCTGTGTTGTGTTCGGGTGGTGAAATGTATATGGCCGTCATGTTGATGGCTGGAAAATTCCCGGAGGAGAGAGGATGGTCAGCACAGGATGGAAAGATGCTCCAAATCTGGCGAGCACGAGCTGGACAGTTTTAGTGTTTCGGGGTTACACCAGCTGTTCTCGAGaaaacaaactcctccaccttcAGACTTGCCTGATTCCTCTGTTATGTCCTTGATGAAAACAGAGAAGGATTCTGACGTGGCCCGGTCCGGCACCAGAGGAGCGGACCATGTTTCGGTCCTCACGTCCCTTTGGTGTCTCCCGTGAGTTCATCCAACTTGTTTTCCAGGGATGGGAAGTTAGCAGGTAGGATGCAGAGCAGAGGTGGGCGGCGGGCCTGGGATCCGAACACCGCCTCGATGATCTCGGtgctgtttctttctctgttttggcGATGCGTGTCCATTGTTATCAGGCTGGATCTCTGCGGGCCACTCCTGGTCTCCGTGAAATAAGTCTGAAAAAGTTTTCTAATGTCCAGAAGTGCTGCAGTCATAGTTGATCCTGCCTGAGAGAACTAGGATAACAAAAGTTatgaaaactgaataaaaaaggaataaaacagccTAAGCGGAGCAGCCGGGCGGCGTCTGGACGATGCTGCGCCGTCTTGAAAAGGCTGCAGGCATTGTAATCTGGGTGGTTTGGGGTCTGGCCCTTTTCGAatggctttattttttaatggcgAGGAGTTGCAGATATTCTCTCAAACTCCAACATTTCTTTACGTCCGTGAGGCTGATGTTCTAATTTGCTTTTTAAGTGCAGGCAGACATAACTTGCATAGAAATGTTAGATTTCTGCTGTCGGAATCTTCCGCAGACAGAACGTAAAATTCCCGTAAGTAATCATGAGAACACGAAGCATGTGATGCTGCGTCTGCGGCCTCTCTCCTTTCACCTGCCGCTCCAGAGCCGGGCTGCACCGACGTGGCATTGCCTGCCATGCTTGACGTGTTCTAACGTGGTGTGAAGCTGTAGCGCCATGTAGTCAGTGACTGTTACAGGACCTCTTGTAATCCCAACGAGCTCACCTTCTttatttacagatgtgttgGTTCAGCGTTTACAGAAAAACCCACGTGTTAAATGGACGTTCTGGTCTTTGGAGGTTGGCGGctgtgctgcagctgctccaGCTTACAGATTTTAAACTTGTTCGTATGTGCGCGGTGACATCACTTGCTGTCATGGAACGTGGTGGcgcccgcggtcttagcgttagctgctaatgtgagtggTAATACGCTGCAAACTACAGGTGATTGCAGTTCatactggtgaatgaaaacacctgaatgtgacatcatctcagcaagagaagctgattggacggaggcgacacaggaaaccagttgtgtgtatatACGCTACGATGTAGCCGAGCCTCGGTAAGTCACGCAAGAGCAGGGTCACGTTACGGAAAAGGGGATGTACAAAAATCCGtgtccaagttttatgaatcgatattggttttattttattagtatCAATTCAAATGGATGAAGGGACTCATTGTTTACTTGAATATACTAGAATCTATCAGATAAAAGTGACTTAACCCTAAAGCCTCCAGCCGATCTCACTGAGGTCTACCTCTTCTATCACCATCAGTGTCTCCGGAGCAGTGCTACGTAACTCTGTGGCGTAAATGGTGATGgagcttaccctttaggtctGGGCTACTGAAtctggtcctacgagggccacaatccagtaGGTTTTTAAGGTGTTCCTGCTTCGACagacctgaatcaaattaaatggatctagcAGCTAAACAGGTTCCACACAGACTCATTAaattgactcaggtgtgtttggACAGGGATACATGACAACTTGTCCCTGGTGAGACATTAGAATCTGGACTGTCTTTGTGTCTCTTCAGCCATGGACCCGTCCATCACTCTGTGGCAGTTCCTGCTCCACCTGCTGGAGGACCAGCAGCAGCGTCACCTGATCTCCTGGACAGGTGAGGATGGAGAGTTCAAGCTCCTGGATGCTGAGGAGGTGGCACGCCTGTGGGGGCTCCGCAAGAACAAGCACAACATGAACTACGACAAGCTGAGCCGTGCTCTCAGATACTACTACGACAAGGTAGGACAGTCTCACCACCACACACCCATCAGTTCGGACATGGTTCTGATggtccagcagctccagcttcACAGAcatgaacaggatccagaaaatGGCTGACGTCTGCGATCTGCTGTTGGTGGTTCATTGATGGAAACCTGTGGACGGTGTAATGGGGGAGCTCCCCATCCACAGGGTTTGTGTGGAAACGTTCTTCCTTTCACTGTTACATCCCTGAGTTTAGGTGCTGACCGATCACCATCATGCAGGATATTTTtatgaccacatttcttccccACCAGTTTTTACTATGTGCTCAGTCGAACATCCAGCATCCTTTCCAGGACTACAGGACGTGTCTTCCACATGGCtgaatgagaagctgctcattgcatAGCCATGAGTCCAGCTGCGCTACGTGGTGAGCGCCGGGCCGCTGCATCAGTGGCTGCCGCCATCTTGAACCACATACCCTCCAGTATCTCCACATCACTCTAAATCATCAGCTGATTTTGAACCACAAAGCACAAATCAGCTGTGGAGCTGCATGTGATGAAGAGGATGTTGGTTTGAAACCGCCTGACATGGACCAGCTCCCCATGAGGTTTTATGTTTCATAGCTGCTGGCTGTGAGGTGTTTTGTAAAGCCTGTTGGTCACACAGTAACCAGCTTCTGTTTGCTAAACGTTCTGTTAAGTTCTGACATCTACAGGAATTCTAGCAGAGTACCGTCAGGAAGCTCATTGGTTACCCCGTGAGTGACCTCATCGTCCTCTTCTTTCAGAACATCATCAAGAAGGTGAGTGGTCAGAAGTTCGTCTACAAGTTTGTGAGTCAGCCTGACCCGACGGCGCCCGAAGGGGTCCGCAGCTCAGAGGAGGGTCCAAAGAGAGACGTCTTGGACCCAAACAGCCAGTTAAAAGGCCTCATGGCCTCCACCTGCCCGTCTAAAGGCTTACCCCAGGTACACCTGACTTCATGTGTTAGGCTTGTATCCGTGGGGGTGTGGCTTCAGTGCTCTGATTGGCTAGTTTTCTGATCCACAGCGCTCATCACCCAGCAGCTCCCAGAAAAGCTCCAGAAACGACTACATGAAGTCCGGTCTCTACTCCACCTTCACCATCCAATCACTGCAGACCCCACCCAACCCACGGCCGGTCAAATCAGAGGTCCTGCTGCAGCAAGACCCCGCCCCCAAAGCTGACCGCATGTCTAGAGAGGTGAGCAGATTCAAAATAAATCGGAAAAAGgctcaataaaacatttaagatgCCAATCAATGAGACAAAACCTGAAAATGGTTTTCCATCGAGTAGTTTATGAAATGTGTCAGGCATCAAACCTGAAAACTTTGAGGTCAGCTCCTCTAATCAGATGActgcatcttttctttcttcctcctcttcctcaggtcTGTGTCCTACCTGAGTCTCAGTCCTCGCCATCAGTGGGTGGCGCTGTTGACTCTGCTCTCCAGGTGATCGTTACTCACACGTCTCCCTGTCCGACACCAGCTCTCAGCCCGCAGATACCCGCCAACAccaccagccaatcacaggttAGTTGCAGGCTCCGCCCCCACTCGGTCACTCCTATACACAGGTAGCTGCACCCACCTCCCAGGAGACAAACCTCCAGTTGATTCCAGAGTTAAATCCTTTACTACCATTACAGCTCATGCATGCTGGTCCTGTTTGGTGACCAGAACTGTCTCGTCATTCCACAGAACCCTCCGGGCCCCCCCCTGAATGACCCTCCTCAGATTTATCTAACCAACGTTGGGGACCCCTCCTCTCTCACCCCCCTTATTCCTCTCGGACCTGTGGGCGGGGCCATCAGTCCTGTCCCCCCTCCCCATGTATCTGTGGGCCCACAGGGGCCGCAGCAGGATGACTGTGGGGGCGTTACCAATGCCACTACCTTCCCCCCTCACCCCCACCCGGCTCCTCACCCAACTCACCCCCCACCCGTCTTCGTCATCATCAACCCCCCAACCCCCCAACAGTCACAGCAGCAACAAGGAGCCATTACAGCCCCTCCCCCCTCTCTCCTGTCTCCACCCACCGCCCACCCACCTCCTCTGCCCATCGTCATCAAGGAGGAGAACCTGCCGTcagaggaggagctgctggAGATGGTGGCCCTGGAaaggaagcaggtggaggaggtaAGCAGAGGAGATGGTGATGATGTCACAAGATATGATGACATCACATGATGATGTCATTTCACCTTGTCCTCTTGTTTCTTCCTGACAGCTTTCCTCTGCTCTGCTTTTCAGGTTCCTCAGCTGATCTGTGGGTCAGGGGAACCATCACCCCCCCTCACCATTGTGGAGAGCCCGCCCCCCCCCTGCATGGAGCCTGGGGACAGGGTTCAGCAGGTAGGAGGGGAGGGCGGTGCAGAGGAGGGGGCCAAAGACACACGTACAGGTAACGGGAATCAGAACCACATTCAACCGCTTAGTTTGCGGTTAGTTTTGTTACAAAATGCTAAGAGTTTATCCTAATGCTAACAGCAGACGCTAATGCTATCAGTTCATGCTTATTTttacagctaatgctaacagttTATGCTAATGCTATCAGTTCATGCTTATGTTTACAGCTAATGCTTACAGtttatgctaatgctaacagcgAGTTCTAATTCTATCAGTTCATGCTTATGTttacagctaatgctaacagtttatgctaatgctaacagcgGATGCTAATGCTATCAGTTCATGCTTATGTTTACAGCTAATGCTTACAGtttatgctaatgctaacagcgAGTTCTAATGCTATCAGTTCATGCTTATGTttacagctaatgctaacagtttatgctaatgctaacagcgGATGCTAATGCTATCAGTTCATGCTTATGTTTACAGCTAATGCTTACAGtttatgctaatgctaacagcgAGTTCTAATTCTATCAGTTCATGCTTATGTttacagctaatgctaacagtttatgctaatgctaacagcgAGTTCTAATTCTATCAGTTCATGCTTATGTttacagctaatgctaacagtttatgctaatgctaacagcgGATGCTAATGCTATCAGTTCATGCTTATGTTTACAACTGATGCTAACAGtttatgctaatgctaacagcgGATGCTAATGCTATCAGTTCATGCTTATGTttacagctaatgctaacagtttatgctaatgctaacagcgAGTTCTAATTCTATCAGTTCATGCTTATGTttacagctaatgctaacagtttatgctaatgctaacagcgGATGCTTAATGCTATCAGTTCATGCTTATGTTTACAGCTAATGCTTACAGtttatgctaatgctaacagcgGATGCTAATGCTATCAGTTCATGCTTATGTTttcagctaatgctaacagtttatgctaatgctaacagcgAGTTCTAATTCCATCAGTTCATGCTTATGTttacagctaatgctaacagtttatgctaatgctaacagcgGATGCTAATGCTATCAGTTCATGCTTATGTTTACAGCTAATGCTTACAGtttatgctaatgctaacagcaAGTTCTAATGCTATCAGTTCATGCTTATGTttacagctaatgctaacagttTATGCTAATACCGAGAGTGAATTTGATTTGCAGGTTGTTTTAGTTGTATTCATTTTTAGAGAACAAATAATCAAACAACTTACAATAAGCAAAGTAAAACGAGAGAAAAGAAGCCGGACTAAGACCGTAGATCAGGTAGAAACATCAACACGATAACGCCTTGCAGTTTACTTTCACACcagtctgtttttatgtagtGAGCTGCAGCAGGTAGGGTTCAGATCCATGCATCATGTTGTCTAACAACTCCCAAAACCTCTAGTGGTTTCATCCACTTCCACAAGAAAAGATGTTCAACGTAGTTTCTAATTTTTCCCATTTCTACCTGGGAACAGGAGGGTTTCTCCCGTCTGCACCCGTAACGGCTTTTTTTGCTAACATGAGATGAAACTGGATCAGACTGACTGCTGTACAGACACTAGAGCTTGAGCTCAGGTCGTCCATgtttcagtttctctctctctgtcagaTCCCTCCATCGCTCCAGCGGCATCCTCACCAGCGGTGACCCCGACGTCGGAAGCTGCTCCCCCCAAACCAAAGAAGCCGCGGGGGCTGGAGCTTCCCTCGTCCCCGTCCCTCCCTCCCGGCCTTTCCCTGGATAAGGTGAGTTGGTCGGCAGTGTGTCCCACAGATGTCGTGGTGACTGGTGGAGTGTATGCAGCGGGCGGCGTTCTCACACTTATAATTGGTATTTTAGTGAAATAGGTAAAACACCTATTTTCCCATCAGGCTGTGTATCTGCATAGAGAGGCATGGTGGGGGAAAGGAGCTGCTAACAAATATTAAGTGTAAACTAACCTTCACTTAGGTAAACTTCAGATGTCCCtagtgtcagtgaatgcagcgtGTAATGCGTTTCTATATGCTGTAAAACGGGAAAATGtcatttgctgtttgtttaacACAGCTGACATCTGATGGCCACTcaagttgtaataatcagcttATTATTTTCTAAAGTCTGGggcttaaaaaaacagaaaattatttatttgtttccccttttcctggtcagccCCCCCCTCATGAAAATGTTTCTAGACACGCCCCTGCATATAAATCCTTCCCATCACTTGGTTAGAGAAGCTGCTCTGATCCGTTTTTAGAACCTGTTCATGATTCCGCTTCACCTCATTCATGGCTCCTAAAAGACGAACCTGTGGTTTAGAGAAGACCTGCTCTTGTTTCACCTCGTTGTTTCTCTCACTAGAAACCTGAACCTGGTCCGTCTGGGGGTTTCCAACCAGCAGAGGGAACCGCTGGTGAACCAGCGAACCTCAGCTAGCAATCagagtaataaaaaataaatgcaaacaattaAAACTCCACTGTTTCGCCTCAACgtcctgctagtttcctcctcaaCACGAGCTGAATGTTTGCGAGgagagatcagctgatcaacGACAATCACGCTGATTACCAggagcaacaggagagggagggtggAGGAGGCGGAGCAGCGTCTGCACTGTCGCCAGCGTTAGATGCTGACTCAGGGCAGGCGTTTGAGTGCAGCATATCATGCTAACCTTTGTGAACTTCAGACGTGGTCGACCGTCTTCTCTGTACCAAATGTCCCGCTGCTTCGGGGCTTCTTATTGGTCTCGTGGGTTGTTCGTGGAGAGGAGGAGTGGGCCAATCAGCTGTCAGGGCGTGTGCTCGTATCAGTGATGTGCGGGTTGATCGACATTGAGCGGTTGCAGGACATCTAATAAAGAtgtttcttaaaatattcagattttatgCTTGAGACAGCATCAAGGAGGGCGAGGTGGGAACTGTGGAGCTTGGAGTTCAATCTGCGGTGCTGCGCCACACATCGGTCTACGTGTGGGAAGCCCGGTCAGCCACACAAGCAAACCTCTGTTAAAACTGCTGTCacgtcacttcctgtttcctctgcaggtgaatgCAGCCGTCAGCAGTTTACTGGCTCCTGGATCAGCGACCAACACGCTCACGCCGACTGTCATCACCTCCCACGCTCTGGTAAACactggtgtatgtgtgtgattgttGCTTGACCTTAAACGCACCAGGACATGACTGACACAGACGCAACGTCTTGGTCTGTGTCAGTTCTCATGAGTTCTCCTGTCTGCTGTCCAGACTCCAGTCCTGCTGACTCCCAACGCGCTCCCCTCCACCATCCACTTCTGGAGCACGCTCAGTCCCATCGCTCCTCGCTCGCCGGCCAAACTCTCCTTCCAGGTAATACACTGAGCCCACAGAGCTCAAACACACTCA
This region of Melanotaenia boesemani isolate fMelBoe1 chromosome 13, fMelBoe1.pri, whole genome shotgun sequence genomic DNA includes:
- the elk1 gene encoding ETS domain-containing protein Elk-1, producing MESNPLINAMDPSITLWQFLLHLLEDQQQRHLISWTGEDGEFKLLDAEEVARLWGLRKNKHNMNYDKLSRALRYYYDKNIIKKVSGQKFVYKFVSQPDPTAPEGVRSSEEGPKRDVLDPNSQLKGLMASTCPSKGLPQRSSPSSSQKSSRNDYMKSGLYSTFTIQSLQTPPNPRPVKSEVLLQQDPAPKADRMSREVCVLPESQSSPSVGGAVDSALQVIVTHTSPCPTPALSPQIPANTTSQSQNPPGPPLNDPPQIYLTNVGDPSSLTPLIPLGPVGGAISPVPPPHVSVGPQGPQQDDCGGVTNATTFPPHPHPAPHPTHPPPVFVIINPPTPQQSQQQQGAITAPPPSLLSPPTAHPPPLPIVIKEENLPSEEELLEMVALERKQVEEVPQLICGSGEPSPPLTIVESPPPPCMEPGDRVQQVGGEGGAEEGAKDTRTDPSIAPAASSPAVTPTSEAAPPKPKKPRGLELPSSPSLPPGLSLDKVNAAVSSLLAPGSATNTLTPTVITSHALTPVLLTPNALPSTIHFWSTLSPIAPRSPAKLSFQFPSNGSNQIHIPALSVDGLSTPVVLSPGPQKP